The following coding sequences are from one Crateriforma spongiae window:
- a CDS encoding alpha/beta hydrolase produces the protein MSVLPDDTLISSDDRPLHMRLYGDRSAAMVLVVVHGLGEHSGWYQEFAKRFSKGSSSEENQGKSSAKCGVLLYDQRGHGKSPGRRGDAESLQNLVDDVAVAIEAARQHFPNAQPILVGHSLGGHLVLRHLIENAADADHSSPVQRAVVTNPMILPENPPTKPQAFAAWVTAKLIPRLRFSASIDATELTHDADVLRELADDPLVHEQLSIGIGGALMASGHELVENADQISADLLVLTGGDDTLCDRESTQQLVDRCDTARRKEFAGLKHNLLLESDRQQVYDTIDDWLIEKTN, from the coding sequence ATGAGCGTCTTGCCCGACGACACATTGATTTCATCCGACGATCGACCGCTGCACATGCGATTGTACGGGGACCGATCCGCGGCGATGGTGCTGGTGGTCGTCCACGGTTTGGGGGAACACAGCGGGTGGTACCAGGAATTCGCAAAGCGATTCTCGAAGGGCTCATCTAGCGAAGAGAACCAGGGCAAGTCCTCAGCAAAGTGCGGCGTGCTTTTGTACGACCAGCGTGGCCATGGGAAGAGTCCCGGACGACGCGGCGACGCGGAATCACTTCAAAACCTGGTTGATGATGTTGCGGTGGCAATCGAAGCCGCCCGGCAACACTTTCCCAATGCACAACCGATTCTGGTGGGCCACAGCTTGGGCGGGCACCTGGTGCTGCGTCATTTGATCGAAAACGCTGCAGATGCGGATCATTCTTCTCCGGTGCAACGTGCTGTGGTGACCAACCCAATGATCTTGCCGGAAAACCCGCCGACCAAACCGCAAGCGTTCGCCGCCTGGGTGACGGCGAAATTGATCCCGCGTCTTCGATTCAGTGCTTCGATCGACGCGACGGAACTGACCCACGATGCCGACGTCTTACGCGAATTGGCGGATGACCCGTTGGTGCACGAACAGTTGTCGATCGGCATCGGAGGTGCATTGATGGCCAGCGGGCATGAACTGGTCGAAAACGCCGATCAAATATCCGCTGACTTGCTGGTGTTGACCGGCGGCGATGACACGCTGTGTGATCGCGAGTCGACACAACAATTGGTGGACCGCTGCGACACAGCCCGCCGAAAAGAATTCGCCGGGCTGAAACACAACTTGCTGTTGGAATCGGATCGCCAGCAAGTTTACGACACAATTGACGACTGGCTAATCGAGAAGACAAATTGA
- a CDS encoding peroxiredoxin-like family protein: protein MKFQPFALLMTAAASLGSVLGTSVAPAAGIAPTAQQTDPIGVGADLPEVEVTSIKGEDVSLRDIADGKPTVLVFFRGGWCPICSRHTAELIKVHPKIQEAGAQIVAISPDNESSSKDNIAKNSIPFPVFSDADVSAAKAFGLAFQVDDGTLEKYKGYGIDLEKASGFDHHALPIPAVYITDANGKIVYAHSDPNYRERLDPKKILDNLPK from the coding sequence ATGAAATTCCAACCTTTTGCGCTGTTGATGACCGCTGCCGCTTCCTTGGGCAGCGTCCTGGGAACATCGGTCGCCCCCGCCGCCGGTATCGCACCGACGGCCCAGCAGACCGACCCGATCGGTGTCGGTGCGGATTTGCCGGAGGTCGAAGTCACATCGATCAAAGGTGAAGACGTTTCGCTGCGTGACATCGCCGACGGCAAGCCAACGGTGCTTGTCTTTTTCCGCGGCGGATGGTGCCCGATTTGTTCGCGGCACACTGCGGAACTGATCAAGGTACATCCAAAGATTCAGGAAGCGGGTGCGCAGATCGTCGCCATCAGTCCCGACAATGAATCCAGCAGCAAAGACAACATCGCCAAAAACTCGATCCCCTTCCCCGTCTTCAGCGACGCCGATGTGTCGGCCGCCAAAGCATTCGGGTTGGCATTTCAAGTCGACGATGGAACCTTGGAAAAGTACAAGGGCTACGGAATCGATTTGGAAAAAGCGTCGGGCTTTGACCATCACGCGTTGCCCATTCCGGCGGTCTACATCACCGACGCGAACGGCAAGATCGTCTACGCCCACAGCGATCCAAACTATCGCGAACGCTTGGATCCCAAAAAGATCCTGGACAACTTGCCCAAATAG
- a CDS encoding XylR family transcriptional regulator gives MTRRAVALLVETSNGYCRGLLDGINQYAKHQTDWSIYLSEQERGAMPPAWLDTWQGDGIVARVETDAIGRRLRQLNLPMVDLSAARHLPGVPWADTEDRGIAELAVEHFLDRGFRNLAFCGDPGLRWSNARRDWFCELATRAECRFFEHQTMHRYDPMYRWDRVASGLTDWLKSLPRPVAVMGCNDFLAHQVLDACRTLGISVPEQAAVLGVDNDRLICELSDPALSSVIPDTRRTGYEAAEMLDRMMNGQVVDADHPLITQPLGIRMRQSTDTMAIDDQDVVKALSFIRRHACENIRVADVLKQTELSRRALEHRFVKLVGRTPHDEMTRVRMDRVKVLLAETDISIHEISKRTGFEYPEYMAAAFKRATGRSPTEFRQLVQSDAAS, from the coding sequence ATGACCCGCCGCGCCGTCGCATTGCTGGTTGAAACGTCCAATGGTTATTGCCGCGGTTTGCTGGACGGGATCAACCAGTACGCCAAGCACCAAACGGACTGGTCGATCTATCTGAGCGAACAGGAACGCGGGGCGATGCCGCCGGCATGGCTGGACACTTGGCAGGGCGATGGGATCGTCGCTCGAGTCGAAACCGATGCGATCGGACGTCGGCTTCGGCAGTTGAATTTGCCCATGGTGGACCTGAGTGCCGCGCGACATTTGCCGGGGGTGCCCTGGGCCGACACCGAAGACCGTGGGATCGCTGAACTGGCGGTGGAGCATTTCTTGGATCGCGGTTTTCGCAACCTGGCATTCTGTGGCGACCCGGGCCTTCGCTGGTCCAACGCCCGGCGTGATTGGTTCTGTGAATTGGCGACACGCGCGGAATGTCGCTTCTTCGAACACCAGACGATGCATCGCTATGATCCGATGTACCGCTGGGATCGCGTTGCGTCGGGGCTGACCGATTGGCTAAAGAGTCTGCCGCGGCCGGTGGCGGTGATGGGATGCAACGATTTCTTGGCACATCAAGTCTTGGATGCGTGTCGAACGCTGGGGATCAGCGTTCCCGAACAAGCCGCCGTGTTGGGGGTCGATAACGATCGTCTGATTTGCGAACTGAGCGATCCGGCGCTGTCCAGTGTCATCCCTGATACTCGCCGTACCGGTTACGAGGCGGCTGAAATGTTGGACCGAATGATGAACGGCCAAGTGGTCGACGCGGATCATCCCTTGATCACGCAACCGTTGGGGATTCGCATGCGGCAATCAACTGACACGATGGCGATCGATGATCAGGACGTGGTCAAGGCGCTCAGCTTCATCCGTCGGCATGCCTGTGAAAACATTCGCGTGGCCGACGTGTTGAAGCAAACTGAATTGTCGCGTCGGGCGCTGGAGCATCGATTTGTCAAATTGGTCGGTCGCACGCCGCATGACGAAATGACGCGGGTGCGAATGGACCGCGTGAAGGTTTTGCTGGCCGAAACGGACATCTCAATCCACGAAATCTCCAAGCGAACGGGTTTTGAGTATCCCGAGTACATGGCGGCAGCCTTCAAACGGGCGACCGGACGATCGCCGACGGAGTTCCGCCAGTTGGTGCAAAGCGACGCGGCGTCCTAA
- the xylA gene encoding xylose isomerase: protein MSAFPEVSKIKYEGPQSDNPLAFRWYNPDEVVAGKTMKEHLRFTVVYWHTFRGTGADPFGGATMCRPWDDGTESVENACNRARVAFEFFEKLDAPFYAFHDRDVAPEGANLAETNANFDAVAKVLKEQQDATGVKLLWGTANMFSNPRFMHGAATTCNVDVFTYAAAQVKKALEITNELGGENYVFWGGREGYQCLYNTDMKRELDHLGRFFHMAVDYAKEIGFKGQFLIEPKPKEPTKHQYDSDAAACLNFLRAYDLTDHFKLNIETNHATLAGHEMMHELEYAGMQGMLGSIDANTGDLLLGWDTDQFATNYYLTTQIMLVLLKYGLSPGGVNFDAKVRRESFEPIDLFYAHIGSMDAFARGLKIAAKMIDEGGLSKLVDQRYSSWDGDLGKKIEAGQVSFTDLEKIMLEKGEVEANASGRQELMENIFNRYLDLA from the coding sequence GTGTCCGCATTCCCCGAAGTCAGCAAGATCAAGTACGAAGGTCCCCAGTCGGACAACCCTCTGGCGTTTCGCTGGTACAACCCCGATGAAGTGGTTGCCGGCAAGACGATGAAGGAACACCTGCGGTTCACCGTCGTGTACTGGCACACCTTCCGCGGCACCGGTGCGGACCCGTTCGGCGGCGCGACGATGTGCCGGCCTTGGGACGACGGAACCGAAAGCGTTGAAAACGCATGCAACCGTGCTCGCGTGGCTTTCGAGTTCTTTGAAAAACTGGACGCCCCGTTCTACGCGTTCCACGACCGTGACGTTGCTCCCGAAGGTGCCAATCTTGCGGAAACGAACGCCAACTTCGACGCGGTCGCCAAAGTCCTGAAGGAACAGCAAGACGCGACCGGCGTGAAGCTGCTGTGGGGCACCGCCAACATGTTCAGCAATCCGCGGTTCATGCACGGTGCGGCAACCACGTGCAATGTCGACGTCTTCACCTACGCCGCGGCACAAGTCAAAAAAGCGTTGGAGATCACCAACGAACTGGGTGGCGAAAACTATGTGTTCTGGGGCGGTCGCGAAGGCTACCAATGCCTTTACAACACGGACATGAAACGCGAACTGGATCACCTGGGCCGATTCTTCCACATGGCGGTCGACTACGCCAAAGAAATCGGTTTCAAGGGCCAGTTCCTGATCGAACCCAAACCGAAAGAGCCCACCAAGCACCAGTATGACTCCGATGCAGCGGCTTGTCTGAACTTCCTGCGTGCGTATGACTTGACCGATCATTTCAAGCTGAACATCGAGACCAACCACGCGACGCTGGCCGGTCACGAAATGATGCACGAACTGGAATACGCGGGCATGCAAGGCATGTTGGGTTCGATCGACGCGAACACCGGCGACCTGCTGTTGGGCTGGGACACCGACCAGTTCGCGACCAACTATTACCTGACCACGCAAATCATGCTGGTCTTGCTGAAGTACGGCTTGTCACCCGGTGGCGTGAACTTCGACGCCAAGGTTCGTCGCGAAAGCTTTGAACCGATCGATCTGTTCTATGCCCACATCGGCAGCATGGATGCGTTCGCCCGCGGTTTGAAGATCGCCGCGAAGATGATCGACGAAGGCGGCCTTAGCAAATTGGTCGACCAGCGATATTCCAGCTGGGACGGCGACTTGGGCAAGAAGATCGAAGCCGGCCAGGTTTCCTTCACCGACTTAGAAAAGATCATGCTGGAGAAGGGCGAGGTCGAAGCCAACGCCAGCGGCCGCCAAGAGTTGATGGAAAACATCTTCAACCGCTACTTGGATTTGGCCTAA
- the sbnA gene encoding 2,3-diaminopropionate biosynthesis protein SbnA: MLINPTTLPRFGPWAIPTGRSAVTSVCDGVLDAIGSTPLIRLDRFLPDADIDLLVKVEALNPGGSAKDRPAKRMLQQALDDGRIDQQTVIIESSSGNMGIGLAQACAYHGLRFICVVDPRAQVNNLSIIRALGGEIETVTRPIDGDFLTARLSRVQDLLQRHANAYWPNQYANPANPLAHFHGTIAEIDRALSGEFDVLLVATSSTGTARGCRDFLRQRGRKVDVIAVDSINSVLFGGSPGPRKIPGMGAGKIPALAAGQSFDQVRRVTDLQCVIGCRVAARREAMLVGGSSGGVLATVATMKNELAGKRCVGILHDSGTRYLDTVFNDQWVQSALGIAPERLHQMVTQADFAVSDEVLA, from the coding sequence ATGCTGATCAACCCCACCACGCTCCCGCGGTTTGGCCCCTGGGCCATTCCGACCGGTCGATCAGCGGTCACTTCGGTATGCGATGGCGTGTTAGACGCGATCGGATCGACGCCGCTGATTCGCCTTGATCGTTTTCTGCCGGACGCCGATATCGATCTGTTGGTCAAAGTCGAAGCGTTGAATCCGGGCGGCAGCGCGAAAGACCGTCCCGCCAAGCGGATGCTGCAACAAGCCTTGGATGACGGCAGGATTGATCAACAAACGGTGATCATCGAATCATCCTCCGGCAACATGGGCATTGGTTTAGCCCAAGCTTGTGCCTATCACGGATTGCGTTTCATTTGCGTGGTCGACCCTCGTGCACAGGTCAACAATCTGTCGATCATCCGTGCCTTGGGTGGCGAGATTGAAACCGTGACGCGGCCGATCGACGGCGACTTTCTGACAGCACGCTTGTCGCGCGTTCAGGATTTGCTTCAGCGACACGCCAATGCGTATTGGCCAAACCAATACGCCAATCCAGCCAACCCACTGGCTCACTTCCACGGCACGATCGCGGAGATTGACCGTGCGTTATCCGGCGAATTTGACGTGTTGTTGGTAGCGACCAGCAGCACCGGAACCGCTCGCGGATGTCGCGATTTTCTACGTCAACGCGGTCGCAAAGTGGACGTCATCGCCGTCGATTCGATCAACAGCGTGTTGTTCGGTGGATCACCCGGTCCACGAAAAATTCCAGGCATGGGGGCGGGCAAGATCCCGGCATTGGCGGCAGGCCAATCCTTTGACCAAGTGCGTCGCGTGACCGATTTGCAATGTGTGATCGGCTGCCGAGTCGCTGCGAGACGCGAAGCCATGCTGGTGGGCGGATCATCTGGCGGTGTACTTGCGACGGTCGCCACGATGAAAAACGAATTAGCCGGAAAACGCTGTGTCGGAATCCTGCACGATTCGGGCACGCGTTACCTGGACACGGTGTTCAACGACCAGTGGGTCCAGTCCGCACTTGGAATTGCACCGGAGCGACTACATCAAATGGTAACCCAGGCGGATTTCGCCGTTTCAGATGAGGTTTTAGCATGA
- a CDS encoding nucleoside hydrolase-like domain-containing protein encodes MIRVSLLLIAVCVSASHLAAQTPKVWIYSDISDPTLAGNNKEGTINDPDDVSAMAGYLLLANEFETLGIVVTSTHRGEHATTPDQAAWADQYFGEAYRSEVAALNESLDGYPDDITFQQSCIKESAERFDPRNDYVSLDSYDTVAALLNRAQQDDVSPSDPIHVLCWGSLTEPAILVKHCLTTGKANVLQRMKFIAHWTNSSLHQGTPAHPEHVANCREDAKACAYLKSVAAQSKIVYHECGAIGQHGIVSGAPSGKDYFEAFRTSRLGTLFVEGKFAYGSVDHSDSATYWVLMPGFGVTLDDIPADGTNTPAIERANEQVFRKHSRRIHDELLRRSQLAAGDKAD; translated from the coding sequence ATGATTCGAGTGTCGTTATTGCTGATCGCCGTTTGTGTGTCGGCATCCCACTTGGCGGCTCAAACGCCGAAGGTTTGGATCTATTCGGACATCAGCGACCCGACGTTGGCCGGCAACAACAAGGAAGGCACGATCAATGATCCCGACGACGTGTCCGCCATGGCGGGCTATCTGTTGTTGGCCAATGAGTTTGAAACCTTGGGCATCGTGGTGACCAGCACGCACCGCGGCGAGCACGCCACAACACCGGACCAAGCCGCCTGGGCCGACCAGTACTTCGGCGAAGCCTATCGCAGCGAGGTCGCCGCTTTGAATGAATCGCTGGACGGCTATCCTGACGATATCACGTTTCAACAATCGTGCATCAAGGAATCGGCCGAACGGTTTGATCCAAGAAACGACTATGTGTCGCTGGATTCCTACGACACCGTCGCCGCTTTGCTGAACCGTGCCCAACAAGACGACGTCAGCCCATCCGATCCCATTCACGTTTTGTGCTGGGGATCTTTGACCGAGCCGGCGATTCTGGTGAAGCACTGTTTGACGACCGGCAAGGCAAACGTGCTGCAACGAATGAAATTCATCGCGCACTGGACCAATTCATCCCTTCACCAGGGAACCCCGGCGCATCCCGAACACGTTGCCAATTGTCGGGAAGACGCCAAGGCGTGTGCCTATTTGAAATCGGTCGCCGCCCAATCGAAGATCGTCTATCACGAATGTGGCGCGATCGGCCAACACGGAATCGTCAGCGGTGCTCCGTCGGGCAAAGACTATTTCGAAGCGTTTCGAACCAGCCGGCTGGGCACCCTTTTTGTCGAGGGCAAATTCGCTTACGGCAGCGTCGACCATTCGGATTCGGCAACCTATTGGGTGCTGATGCCGGGCTTCGGCGTCACCCTGGATGACATCCCCGCCGACGGAACCAACACGCCGGCGATCGAACGTGCCAATGAACAGGTGTTTCGAAAACACTCACGCCGCATCCACGACGAACTGCTGCGACGCAGCCAATTGGCGGCGGGCGACAAAGCCGACTAG
- a CDS encoding EcsC family protein produces the protein MTNEIITTDLPQPALQELRWARDVLQHRGIADRLTELVGTPITASIRLLPDVTEDLLYRAIDRSLKAALDVAVRTLGQSDGDGSSPSLRTHKLLAGISGAAGGVLGGATVAAELPVSTVLILRSVADIARSEGEDLSDLETRLACLEVFALDPGKGSDIDDQTEIGYFAVRAAMAKQIKDATQYITKNGLGGSVAPPLVKLISQIGKRFGLVVSEKIAAQAVPVIGAIGGALINSYFIDHYQDLARAHFAIRRLERQHGADLIRRAYESLPSENK, from the coding sequence GTGACAAACGAAATCATCACCACCGATTTACCCCAGCCCGCCTTACAAGAACTGCGGTGGGCTCGAGATGTGTTGCAGCATCGCGGGATTGCCGATCGCTTGACCGAATTGGTGGGAACGCCGATCACCGCATCGATCAGGTTGTTGCCCGATGTCACCGAAGATTTGCTCTATCGCGCCATCGATCGTTCCTTGAAAGCCGCTTTGGACGTTGCCGTTCGGACGCTGGGACAATCCGATGGCGATGGATCCAGCCCCAGCCTGCGGACCCACAAACTTTTGGCGGGTATCAGCGGTGCGGCGGGTGGCGTTTTGGGCGGCGCGACCGTGGCGGCGGAGTTGCCCGTGTCGACGGTGCTGATCCTACGCAGTGTCGCCGACATCGCCCGCAGCGAAGGTGAGGATTTAAGCGACTTGGAAACACGTCTGGCGTGCTTGGAAGTCTTCGCGCTGGATCCCGGCAAAGGCTCGGACATTGATGACCAAACAGAAATCGGCTACTTCGCCGTTCGCGCCGCGATGGCCAAGCAGATCAAAGATGCCACACAGTACATCACCAAGAACGGTTTGGGCGGATCGGTCGCACCGCCGTTGGTGAAGCTGATTTCCCAGATCGGTAAACGATTCGGTTTGGTGGTCAGTGAAAAGATCGCGGCACAAGCGGTGCCGGTAATCGGTGCCATTGGTGGTGCGTTGATCAACAGTTACTTCATCGATCACTACCAAGACTTGGCCCGTGCCCATTTCGCGATCCGACGTCTGGAACGCCAGCACGGTGCCGACCTGATTCGGCGTGCCTATGAATCGCTGCCGTCCGAGAACAAGTGA
- a CDS encoding glycoside hydrolase family 117 protein translates to MFGALLLCWSASPCMGQSQAFPHKMPSTKPDIPLSTASQRLFEYPAPLLQDNPLYTQFKYTPLQGLDYHDGDGTVTRRDPSRPILADGKYHIWYTKRDTVVPPIGAANAEQATDEIPSTDWDLCEIWHATSVDGFTWEEQAVAVPRPPKPQPGWRSVATPDILVWKGRYYLYYQAFIEPSGLKGDWCAVSVSHADSPDGPWTHTYQNVVPTGPKGTWDQDAVHDPMPIVYRGKIHIYYKAAFNKWPDERKRYAVGHGLVTSDDPLGPFQRCPLNPVLHSGHETTYFPFKDGVAALSIKDGNERSTMQWSPDGINFEIASVVDMPPVACAPFTPDAFTDTDDGRGITWGLCHFINAGTAGKRHSILARFDCDLSLDVDDPWMRGNKIWFKPEVYFSQGLNKAQRQRIEQANAAAAASSAPSTE, encoded by the coding sequence ATGTTCGGCGCGTTGTTGTTGTGCTGGTCGGCTTCGCCCTGCATGGGGCAATCTCAAGCGTTTCCGCACAAGATGCCCAGCACGAAACCGGATATTCCGCTAAGCACCGCTTCGCAGCGGTTGTTCGAGTATCCGGCACCGTTGCTGCAGGACAATCCGCTGTACACGCAATTCAAATACACGCCGCTGCAGGGCTTGGATTACCACGACGGCGATGGCACGGTGACACGTCGCGATCCGTCGCGTCCGATCCTGGCCGATGGCAAGTACCACATCTGGTACACCAAGCGAGACACCGTCGTTCCGCCGATCGGTGCGGCCAACGCGGAACAGGCGACCGATGAGATCCCGTCGACCGATTGGGACTTGTGCGAAATTTGGCACGCGACCAGCGTGGATGGTTTCACTTGGGAAGAACAAGCGGTCGCCGTGCCACGACCTCCCAAACCACAACCGGGATGGCGTAGCGTGGCAACGCCGGACATCCTGGTTTGGAAAGGCCGGTATTACCTTTACTATCAAGCGTTCATTGAACCGAGCGGATTGAAAGGCGATTGGTGTGCGGTATCGGTGTCGCACGCGGATTCACCCGATGGGCCTTGGACGCATACCTATCAGAACGTTGTGCCGACCGGTCCCAAAGGAACGTGGGACCAAGACGCGGTGCACGATCCGATGCCGATTGTTTATCGCGGCAAGATTCACATCTATTACAAGGCGGCGTTCAATAAGTGGCCCGATGAACGAAAAAGGTATGCGGTGGGTCATGGCTTGGTCACGTCGGACGATCCGCTGGGACCGTTTCAGCGTTGTCCGCTGAATCCCGTGCTGCACTCCGGGCACGAAACGACTTACTTTCCGTTCAAAGACGGTGTGGCGGCGCTCAGCATCAAAGACGGCAACGAACGCAGCACGATGCAGTGGTCGCCGGACGGCATCAACTTCGAAATCGCATCGGTCGTCGACATGCCGCCGGTCGCCTGTGCGCCGTTCACTCCCGACGCGTTCACTGACACCGATGACGGACGCGGCATCACGTGGGGGCTGTGCCATTTCATTAACGCTGGCACGGCGGGCAAACGCCATTCGATCCTGGCCCGGTTCGATTGCGACCTCAGCCTGGACGTCGACGATCCATGGATGCGTGGCAACAAGATTTGGTTCAAGCCGGAAGTCTATTTCAGCCAAGGGCTAAACAAGGCACAGCGACAACGGATCGAACAAGCCAACGCCGCAGCCGCCGCCTCATCAGCCCCGTCAACCGAATGA
- a CDS encoding FAD/NAD(P)-binding protein, giving the protein MSIAPSVGTIGWGVPTIPQRQPYRIAIVGCGPRGLHCLDALSRHLTNEDLARTEVTVFEPAECPGAGVIYSPDQPASLKMNFATEHIDVWNRSGGTASDADTDGKSLRGPSLLQWLAENAPQYAQADSYIPRALVGEYLHDAFVRIRRRLQAVAVFRHRQSKVADVRHDGERWEIKSQGRWWNFDEVVLATGHEGLRANVDLPPTDDHTPVRFVYPVQDSLCRSCIPAGSRVAVRGFGLTAIDAVLSLTEGRGGKFLDNGFLPSYIPSMLEPEQISLHSRSGRPMLAKPTRKVEPVDRTFYQPFQAALSALQKQRGEIRFNQHLWPILTDAAAGLMSASGQDCSACDIDHWYRGWSRYRMDAASAQHHMFQSVCVSYAKRPINEAYAIGETWRRLYPQLVQLVSFGGLEPGQYQTFHKVAMEMEKIAFGPPARSVAKMVRLIKSRHVRIAEETEPPVGVDSVIDAVIAGPSQANQSGPVRSLLQQGHLHQDEETGGIRIHRDGAAVNSPDGLAIFGRATEGWILGNDTLSRTLHDQIESWSQTIASRLHAHTH; this is encoded by the coding sequence ATGAGCATTGCACCCAGCGTTGGCACCATCGGTTGGGGCGTCCCCACGATCCCGCAGCGTCAGCCGTACCGAATTGCAATCGTCGGATGCGGTCCTCGTGGATTGCATTGTTTGGATGCGTTGTCACGTCATTTGACGAATGAAGATCTGGCACGAACCGAAGTCACCGTGTTCGAACCCGCTGAATGCCCCGGCGCCGGTGTAATCTATTCGCCCGACCAGCCCGCTTCGTTGAAGATGAACTTTGCCACCGAACACATCGATGTTTGGAACCGCTCTGGCGGCACTGCCAGCGACGCGGACACCGATGGCAAATCGCTGCGAGGCCCATCGCTGCTGCAGTGGTTGGCTGAAAACGCACCGCAATACGCCCAAGCGGATTCCTACATTCCACGCGCTCTGGTCGGCGAATACTTGCACGACGCTTTTGTCCGCATTCGCCGAAGGCTTCAGGCCGTTGCGGTGTTCCGACACCGCCAGTCGAAAGTCGCGGACGTGAGGCACGATGGTGAACGTTGGGAAATCAAGTCGCAGGGGCGTTGGTGGAATTTTGACGAGGTTGTTCTGGCAACCGGTCACGAAGGCCTGCGTGCCAACGTGGACTTGCCACCGACAGATGACCACACGCCTGTTCGCTTTGTCTATCCGGTGCAAGACTCGCTTTGCCGAAGCTGCATCCCGGCCGGCAGCCGTGTTGCCGTCCGCGGATTTGGTCTGACGGCGATTGATGCAGTCCTTAGCCTGACCGAAGGCCGCGGCGGAAAATTCTTGGACAACGGATTTCTGCCCAGCTATATCCCCAGCATGTTGGAGCCCGAACAGATTTCGCTGCACAGTCGATCAGGACGTCCCATGTTGGCGAAACCGACTCGCAAGGTGGAACCGGTCGATCGAACTTTCTATCAGCCATTCCAAGCGGCACTGTCGGCATTGCAAAAACAGCGTGGAGAGATTCGATTCAATCAACACCTTTGGCCCATCCTGACCGACGCCGCTGCCGGATTGATGTCGGCCAGTGGTCAAGATTGCTCCGCCTGCGACATCGACCACTGGTATCGCGGCTGGTCACGATACCGAATGGACGCGGCGTCGGCACAACATCACATGTTTCAATCGGTTTGTGTGTCGTATGCCAAGCGTCCGATCAACGAAGCCTATGCGATTGGTGAAACTTGGCGTCGTCTGTATCCGCAATTGGTGCAACTGGTCAGCTTTGGCGGACTGGAACCAGGACAATATCAGACGTTCCATAAAGTGGCGATGGAAATGGAAAAGATCGCGTTCGGACCACCGGCTCGAAGCGTGGCCAAGATGGTGCGTTTGATCAAATCGCGTCATGTCCGCATCGCCGAAGAAACTGAACCACCGGTGGGCGTTGACTCGGTGATCGATGCAGTCATCGCCGGCCCCAGCCAAGCCAATCAATCGGGTCCCGTTCGATCGTTGCTGCAACAAGGCCACCTTCACCAAGACGAAGAAACCGGCGGCATCCGTATCCATCGCGACGGTGCGGCGGTGAATTCGCCCGACGGCCTGGCGATCTTTGGTCGCGCCACCGAAGGCTGGATCCTGGGCAACGATACTCTGTCGCGTACACTACACGACCAGATCGAATCTTGGTCCCAAACCATCGCCAGCCGGTTGCATGCCCACACCCACTGA